The following are encoded in a window of Calonectris borealis chromosome 17, bCalBor7.hap1.2, whole genome shotgun sequence genomic DNA:
- the LOC142089538 gene encoding uncharacterized protein LOC142089538 isoform X2, translating to MKPGLFLLLLLLAPPGPPGHCRPAAGRRLRGLYDCPPPSRIPLKACDNFCSSDEDCPGSERCCSTGCGRECRLPVGVKRGFCPRPDPDVLTPCVVMCWSDSKCPGSEKCCSYGCRVDCTRPVPPKPGVCPKRRVLQTFAPCNSSCSVDNDCPRHEKCCFTGCGRGCLPPDRGDICDLPPVPGPCRGHFRHYAYNPAMGTCQAFTYSGCGGNPNNFKTVKECQQVCQKLGRAQE from the exons ATGAAGCCGgggctgttcctgctgctgctgctgctggcccccccgggcccccccggccactgccggccggccgcggggcgccgccTGCGAG GGCTGTACGACTGCCCCCCGCCCAGCAGGATCCCCCTGAAGGCCTGCGACAACTTCTGCTCCTCGGACGAGGACTGCCCGGGCAGCGAGCGTTGCTGCAGCACCGGCTGCGGACGGGAGTGCCGGCTCCCCGTGGGAG TCAAGAGGGGCTTCTGCCCGCGCCCGGACCCTGACGTGCTAACCCCCTGCGTGGTGATGTGCTGGAGCGACAGCAAGTGCCCAGGCAGTGAGAAGTGCTGCAGCTACGGTTGCCGCGTCGACTGCACGAGGCCGGTGCCAC CCAAACCAGGCGTCTGCCCCAAGAGAAGAGTGCTGCAGACCTTCGCCCCCTGCAACAGCTCCTGCAGCGTCGACAACGACTGTCCCCGCCATGAGAAGTGTTGCTTCACAGGCTGCGGCCGCGGTTGCCTGCCTCCGGACAGAG GTGACATCTGTGACCTCCCGCCCGTGCCTGGACCGTGCAGGGGACACTTCCGTCACTATGCCTACAACCCTGCCATGGGGACCTGCCAGGCGTTCACCTACAGCGGCTGCGGGGGGAACCCCAACAACTTCAAAACGGTGAAGGAGTGCCAGCAGGTCTGCCAGAAACTGG GGAGAGCCCAGGAGTGA
- the LOC142089538 gene encoding uncharacterized protein LOC142089538 isoform X1, with the protein MKPGLFLLLLLLAPPGPPGHCRPAAGRRLRGLYDCPPPSRIPLKACDNFCSSDEDCPGSERCCSTGCGRECRLPVGVKRGFCPRPDPDVLTPCVVMCWSDSKCPGSEKCCSYGCRVDCTRPVPPKPGVCPKRRVLQTFAPCNSSCSVDNDCPRHEKCCFTGCGRGCLPPDRGAVAPLLPTGWGHGLGPAASSSLVSAGDICDLPPVPGPCRGHFRHYAYNPAMGTCQAFTYSGCGGNPNNFKTVKECQQVCQKLGRAQE; encoded by the exons ATGAAGCCGgggctgttcctgctgctgctgctgctggcccccccgggcccccccggccactgccggccggccgcggggcgccgccTGCGAG GGCTGTACGACTGCCCCCCGCCCAGCAGGATCCCCCTGAAGGCCTGCGACAACTTCTGCTCCTCGGACGAGGACTGCCCGGGCAGCGAGCGTTGCTGCAGCACCGGCTGCGGACGGGAGTGCCGGCTCCCCGTGGGAG TCAAGAGGGGCTTCTGCCCGCGCCCGGACCCTGACGTGCTAACCCCCTGCGTGGTGATGTGCTGGAGCGACAGCAAGTGCCCAGGCAGTGAGAAGTGCTGCAGCTACGGTTGCCGCGTCGACTGCACGAGGCCGGTGCCAC CCAAACCAGGCGTCTGCCCCAAGAGAAGAGTGCTGCAGACCTTCGCCCCCTGCAACAGCTCCTGCAGCGTCGACAACGACTGTCCCCGCCATGAGAAGTGTTGCTTCACAGGCTGCGGCCGCGGTTGCCTGCCTCCGGACAGAGGTGCTGTGGCCCCGCTCCTGCCCACTGGCTGGGGCCATGGGCTAGGTCCTGCTGCCTCTAGCAGCCTAGTGTCTGCAGGTGACATCTGTGACCTCCCGCCCGTGCCTGGACCGTGCAGGGGACACTTCCGTCACTATGCCTACAACCCTGCCATGGGGACCTGCCAGGCGTTCACCTACAGCGGCTGCGGGGGGAACCCCAACAACTTCAAAACGGTGAAGGAGTGCCAGCAGGTCTGCCAGAAACTGG GGAGAGCCCAGGAGTGA
- the LOC142089539 gene encoding WAP four-disulfide core domain protein 2-like, with the protein MPKARSVLVLAGLLALWAELPPASAQNVTTKAGVCPDPATEAVNCTVGCQSDGDCESTLKCCPVACGKACQKPDEKPGTCPPVSPGIPMLGVCTNQCKTDSNCSGSQKCCRNGCGKVSCVTPLH; encoded by the exons ATGCCCAAGGCCCGCAGCGTGCTCGTCCTGGCGGGGCTCCTGGCTCTCTGGGCAGAGCTGCCTCCAGCATCCGCCCAGAATGTCACCA CGAAAGCTGGTGTGTGCCCGGACCCGGCGACGGAAGCAGTGAACTGCACGGTGGGGTGCCAGTCCGATGGCGACTGCGAGAGCACCCTCAAGTGCTGCCCGGTGGCCTGCGGCAAGGCCTGCCAGAAGCCCGACG AGAAGCCCGGCACCTGCCCACCTGTCAGTCCGGGGATCCCCATGCTGGGCGTCTGCACGAACCAGTGCAAGACGGACTCCAACTGCTCTGGGAGCCAGAAGTGCTGCAGGAACGGCTGCGGCAAGGTCTCCTGTGTGACGCCCCTCCACTGA
- the LOC142089926 gene encoding uncharacterized protein LOC142089926, with protein sequence MPGACTLLLVLLALFVELPPTPAHQHHAGDQGAAPAVIPAARRAPRRRWPPTALPAPGKAGECPAVGSRAPRPSRLYCLSDHGCPGAEKCCQRGQVRTCLLPTTESPGYCPRASSTSGASCGTSCRNDTACSPGEKCCTRGCCALCVRAEPAKPGLCPWKRAQRSAAACHNRCADDRDCPGDRKCCFSGCGLACAPPDTGSRRAVAKPGTCPVVLRGSLGPCLELCDTDGDCPGAAKCCTTSCGHVCKPPTEARPGLCPPAADGDRAAKCLLLCMQDKDCPPSQKCCLQGCGRTCVSPLWGTA encoded by the exons ATGCCGGGCGCATGCACcctcctcctggtgctcctggcGCTGTTTGTGGAGctgccacccaccccagcccaccAGCACCACGCTGGGGACCAAGGCGCTGCCCCTGCGGTCATCCCGGCAGCACGCCGGGCCCCGCGAAGACGCTGGCCCCCcaccgccctgcctgcccctggcaAAGCGGGCGAGTGCCCGGCGGTGGGGAGCAGAGCCCCACGCCCCTCCAGGCTGTACTGCCTCTCCGACCACGGCTGCCCCGGCGCCGAGAAGTGCTGCCAGAGGGGGCAGGTCAGgacctgcctcctccccaccacaG AGAGCCCGGGCTACTGCCCCCGCGCCAGCAGCACCAGTGGGGCAAGCTGCGGGACGAGCTGCCGGAACGACACCGCCTGCAGCCCCGGGGAGAAGTGCTGCACCCGCGGTTGCTGCGCCCTCTGTGTGCGCGCCGAGCCAG CCAAACCCGGCCTCTGCCCGTGGAAGCGTGCCCAGAGGAGCGCTGCTGCCTGCCACAACCGCTGCGCCGATGACCGGGACTGCCCCGGGGACCGCAAGTGCTGCTTCTCCGGCTGCGGGCTGGCCTGCGCCCCCCCGGACACAG GGAGCCGCCGTGCCGTAGCAAAGCCCGGTACGTGCCCCGTGGTGCTGCGGGGCTCCCTGGGACCCTGCCTGGAGCTGTGTGACACCGACGGCGACTGCCCCGGGGCCGCCAAGTGCTGTACCACCAGCTGCGGCCACGTCTGCAAACCGCCCACTGAGG CGCGGCCCGGGCTCTGTCCCCCCGCGGCTGATGGTGACCGGGCAGCCAAGTGCCTCCTCCTGTGCATGCAGGACAAGGATTGCCCCCCCAGCCAGAagtgctgcctgcagggctgcGGCCGGACGTGTGTCTCCCCGCTGTGGG GCACAGCCTAG